In Labrys monachus, the genomic stretch CGGTGCGACCTGCGTCATCGCCTGGCCGCGCTTGCGGACGAGGTCGATGCCGGTGCTGGTGAGAAAAATGCTGACTTGGAGACCTGCCGTGATCCCACCATTGGCGATGGTGAAGGCAACCGAAGACAGTTCGGATTCAATCCCCTTGGTGACGAGGACAACGAGCTTTTTGACAATTTCAGCCATGTAAGGAATCCTTCGAAAGTTGTTTCGAACTTTGTAAAGTGCAACCTCTTCAACGTCTTTGGCCGGAATGCCGTTTGAATTGATCGATCTTCCAGAATCCTGATGTGCCCGAGCGGCATTGAAAAAGATGGCCTAAGCCGTCTCGGCGCCCGGCCGTTCTCTGCGAAGCGCGGCGGGAGAAGCCGAGGTCGTCGGGGCTGCATGCCGTCGAGGTGATCAACAGGAGGCGGGTTTCCGCAGCAACCCTATGCTCGATACCCCGCCGCAAGCGTTGCCCGCTGGCAAGAGTGTCGCACAGGATGTGCTGACCTCGTTGCTGTCGACGATCCGGCTTTCGGCATCGGTCCAGTTTTCGATCATGGCAGGGGGCGAGTGGCAGGTGGACGCCGATCCTCTGACGCAAGGCCTTCTGCGGGAAGGCCGTGCGACCATGCCTTTTCATGTGATTGCGGAAGGAGAGTGCTGGCTCAAGATCGACGGCGAAAGCGTGGCGGTGGAGGCCGGCGACATCCTGGCCTTTCCGTGGGCCAGCCGCCACCAGCTGGGCCGCGGCACCTGTGGCGTGCCTATCCAGCCCGGCTTTGATCTGCCGGAAAGACCTTGGCGGGCGATCCCCGTGCTGCGCTATGCAGACGATCCCGACACGAGAATTCTTTGCGGCTTTCTGCAGTGCGATCTCCTGGAGTTTCAGCCGCTGAAGACGGCACTGCCGCAGCTCATCCATATCAGGACGAAGCCGACGGGCGCCGCCACCTGGCTCAGGGCGATGGTTCGGCAAATGGTCGAGGAGATCGACAATCCGGCCGGCGGAGGCGTCTCGATGCTGCCACGGCTCACAGAGCTGATGTTCATCGAGATCCTGCGCTCTCAGATCGTGTCGTCCGAACCACACACGGCGGGTTGGCTCGCCGCGCTTTCGGACGTCTCGATGTCCCGGTGTCTGTCATTCCTTCATTCGGAGCCACAAAGGCAATGGTCGCTGGCCAACCTGGCGCTGGCGGCAGGCATGTCGCGCACCGCTCTGGCGGGGCGGTTCCAGGCCCTGATCGGGACCTCGCCCATGAAGTATCTGCGCGACTGGCGCCTGCATCTTGCGGGCGTCGCGCTGACGACCACACAGGACCCGATCACGAAAATCGCCTACGAGTCGGGATACGGGACAGAGGCGGCTTTCACGAGGGCTTTCAGGCGTGCGTTCGGCCATCCGCCGGCGGCCTGGCGCAGGATGAAAACCGAGGGGTGACGGGATGAGACGTCTCGAGCATCTCATCCGATCCTGGCGTTGGGCCTCTGCCAATCCAGGGACGAACCAACCCGTGCACTATGATGCCGGGCGCCCCTCACATCGTCGCGCCGATCTGCCAGGGCACGAATTCGTTGGAGCCGTAGCCGAGCTCTTCCGATTTCGACTGCTGGCCCGAAGCGACGGCCAGGATCTTGTCGAAGATCTCCTTGCCCTTCTCTTCGATCGAGACGCCGTCGAGGATGTCGCCGCAATTGATGTCCATGTCGTCGGTCATGCGGCGATAGATGTCGGAATTGGTGGCGAGCTTGATCGAGGGCGTCGGCTTGCAGCCATAGGCCGAACCGCGCCCGGTGGTGAAGCACAGGATGTTGGCGCCGCCGGCGACCTGGCCCGTCGCCGAGACCGGATCATAGCCGGGGGTGTCCATGAAGACGAAGCCCTTCTCGCGCACCGGCTCGGCATATTCGTAGACGGCGGTGAGCGTGGTGGTGCCGCCCTTGGCCGCGGCGCCGAGCGATTTTTCGAGGATGGTGGTCAAGCCGCCGGCCTTGTTGCCGGGCGAGGGATTGTTGTCCATCGAGCCGTTGTTCTTGGCGGTGTAGTTCTCCCACCATTTGATGCGCTCGACCAGCTTCTCGCCGACCGCGCGGCTGGCGGCGCGGCGCGTCAGCAAATGCTCGGCGCCGTAGATCTCCGGGGTCTCGGACAGGATCGCCGTGCCGCCCTGATGCACGAGGATATCGGCGGCGGCGCCGAGCGCCGGGTTGGCGGTGATGCCCGAATAGCCGTCCGAGCCGCCGCATTGCAGCGCCAGCATCAGTTCGGAGGCCGGCACCGTCTCGCGCCGGGTCTGGTTGGCCAGCGGCAGCATCTCCTTGATGCGCGCCATGCCCTGCTCGATCGTCTTGCGGGTGCCACCGGTGTCCTGGATCGTCATCGTCTGGAAATGGTCGCCCTCGACGATGTTGTATTCCTTCTTCATGCGGCCGATCTGGAACACCTCGCAACCGAGACCGACCAGAAGAACCGCCGAGATGTTCGGGTTCGAGGCATAGCCCCATTGCGTGCGCTTCATGATCTCGAAGCCTTCGCCCTTGTCGGCGATGCCGCAGCCGGTGCCGTGCACGAAGGGCACGATGCCGTCGATGTTCGGATAATCCTTGAGGATGTCGGAGCGGCTCATGGCGTCCGCCATGAAGCGCGCCACCGAGGCCGAGCAGTTCACGCTGGTGAGGATCGCGACATAGTTGCGGGTGCCGACACTGCCGTTGGCGCGGCGATAGCCCTCGAAGGTCGCCTGCTCGGCGACGGGCAGGATGGCCTCCTCCTTCGCATCCTGGGCGAAGGCGTAGTCGCGCTCGAAAGCGTGGAAGACGCAATTGTGCGAATGGACATGGGCGCCCGGCAGGATCGGCTCGGAGGCGAAGCCGATGATCTGGCCGAACTTGACGATCGGCTCCTCCAGCGCGACCGGCGCCACCGCGATCTTGTGCCCCTTGGGCACGCGCTGCAGCGCCGTGGTGCCGTCGGCCAGCACCATGCCCGGCTCGATGACGTCGACCGCGACGAGGACATTGTCCTTGGCGTTGAGGCGGAGGGTGCGGGCGGTCTTGGCGACGATCTGCATGATGGTATCCGGCTGGGAAAAAGCGCTGGCATGGCGCGGCATCTGTTGCTAACATGTTAGCATGCCAGATGCCGGCGTCAAAGCCTCTTCCTATGCTTTTCTGGAACCGCTGGGGCAGTCCGGCCGCGGCGGGACGACCGACCGCATCCAGTCGCTGCTGCGCGAAGCCATCATCGGCTTCGATCTCGCCCCGGGCGAGGACATCGACAAGCTGGCGATCTGCGAGAGGCTCGGCGTCTCCCGCTTCCCGGTCTCCGAAGCGCTGGCCCGCCTGCAGGGCGAAGGCCTGGTCGAGATCCTGCCGCAGCGGGGCACCCGCGTCAGCCGCATCCGCCTCGCCGAGGTGCGCCAGAGCATGTTCATCCGCCGCGCGCTGGAGGCGCAGACCGTCCGCACCCTCGCCGAGAGCCATGACGGCGCGCTGCTGCCGGCGCTCGAACGCAGCCTGCGCTACCAGAAGGCGGCGGCCGCCGCGGCAGACCGCCACGGCTTCCATGCGCTCGACCTCGAATTCCACCAGATCCTGCTCGACGCCCTCGGCTTTGCCCGCGTCAAGACCGTGGTGGAGGCGGCCAGAGCCAATCTCGACCGCGTGCGCCGGTTGCTGTCCTCGCCGCGCCGCCATGCGTTGACGCTGGCCGAGCACGAGCAGATTGTCGCTTGCCTCCAGGCGGGCGATAGCGAAACTGCCCGCCTCGCGATGGAACGGCACCTCGATTCCGTGATCACCGAGCTGGTGAGCTTCGCGGCGGAAAACCCCACCCTGTTCGAAGACCTGTGACGAAAGAACCCCTGATGACCGCTCCCTCCACGCCCTCCCCGCGTTTCGGCACCCGTTCCCTGACCAGCCGTTCCGGCGCCGTGATCGATTTCACGGAACTCGGCTTCGGCAGCGCGCCGCTCGGCAATCTCTACCGGGCGCTGGACGAGGACATCGCGGCGCTCACCGTCAACGCCGCCTGGGATGTCGGCATCCGCTATTTCGACACCGCGCCGCTCTATGGCCTCGGCCTCGCCGAGACCCGGCTCAACCCGCTTCTGCGCCGCCGCAACCGCGACGACTACGTCATCTCCACCAAGATCGGCCGGCTGCTCAAGGTGGTGCCGGCGGACCAGCGCACCGGCATCGGCAAGTTCTTCAACACGCCCTCGCGCCAGGAGGTCTATGACTACTCCTATGATGGGGTGATGCGCTCGGTCGAATTCTCGCTGGAGCGTCTCGGCATCGACAGGATCGACGTCCTGTTCGCCCATGACGTCGACATCTTCACCCATGGCTCGAAGGAAGCCTCCGACCGGCGCATCAAGGAATTGATGGAGGGCGGCTACCACGCCATGGAGAAGCTGCGCAGCGAGGGCACCGTCAAGGCCATCGGCGCCGGCATCAACGAATGGCAGGTCGCCGAGACCCTGGCGCGCGCCGGGAATTTCGACGTCTTCCTGCTGGCCGGCCGCTACACGCTGCTCGAGCAGGAAGCGCTGCAGACCTTCCTGCCCTATTGCCAGGAGCACAACATCGGCATCGTGCTGGGCGGCCCCTACAATTCCGGCATCCTCGCCACCGGCCCGAAGCCCGGCGCCTTCTACAATTACGACCCGGCGCCGCCCGCCATCCTCGACCGCGTCGCCCGCATCGAACGCATCTGCGCCGAGCACGGCGTCAAGCTGGTCGAGGCGGCCCTGAAATTCCCGCTCGGCCATCCCTGCGTCGTCTCCGTCATCCCCGGCGGCCAGTCGCCGCAGGAAGTCACCCGCAACGCCGAGATCATGGGCGCCGCCATTCCCCCCGCCCTGTGGCAGGACCTGAAGGACGAGGGCCTCCTGCGCGGCGACGCCCCGGTGCCGAAATAGGATCGTAGGGAGTGCGGACATCCCTGTCCGCTCTTCCTACGGCCTTCATGCTTCAAGAGCGGACAGGATGCCCGCGCTCCGGAGACGTCTCCCATGCCCGCCCCGCTCCTCGCCCGGCGTGTCGAGGAAGCCTGCCTCGCCGGCTGGCCGGCCCTCACCGAAATCCTGTTCGACGGCTGGCTGCTGCGCTTCTCGCGCGGGCATACCCGCCGCGCCAATTCGATCAGCCTGCTGGCGCCGTCCACCGAGGACATCGCCGGCAAGGTCGGCCGGTGCGAGGCGCTCTATGCCCGCCAGGGCCTGCCCACCATCTTTCGCCTGTCCACCCTGGGCACCGATCCCGTCGACGCCGTCCTCGACGAACGCGGCTACGGCCCGCGCGAGGACGAAGCCGTCGTGCTCCATCGCGATCTCGCGCCGGCGATCGGAGGGTCTGACGCCGGCCGCGCGAGGATCGAAGAGGGCCCGAGCCGCGCCTGGCTCGATGCGCTCGCCCGCATCCAGGGGCTCGGCGACGATGCGAAGGCCGCCAACGACGCCATCTTCGCGGCGATCGCCGTTCCCGCCGGCTTCGCCGCGTCCCTGTCCGCCCATGGAGACATCGCCGCGGTCGCCTTCGGCGCGGTGCATCGCGGTATCGTCTGCATCAATGCGGTCGCCACCGATCCGGCCTTCCGGCGCCGCGGCCATGCCCGTGCGGCGGTGGTCGCCATCCTCGACTGGGCCCGGAGCACTGCCGGAGCAGGCGGCGCCTGCCTGCCGGTGATGGCCGGCAATGACGCCGCCAGGGGCCTCTATGAAGCGCTGGGCTTCCGGACGGAGGTGAGCCGCTACGCCTATCGGCGGCAGCGCTGAGGGAACCGCCCGCCGGATGCCGGCATTGACGAAGGCGCATGCCTCCTGCACGGGGCTGATAACAAAGGCATTTATCGTCACGGTCTAATTAACATTTATACTTTGTATTTAATTCTATTTGACAAAAGGAATATGAAAACCGATATCGTGGACCAATTCCAATCAAGGTTTTTCTCATGCCCCACGCTGTCACTGCCAATCGCCTCCGAGATGGGCGCGTGGTGTTCCGCACCGCGAGCGGCGGGTGGTCGCTCGACGTGGCCGACAGCGGCATCGAGCCGAACGAAGCCGCCGCCAATGCCGTGCTGGCGGATGTCGTCGCCCATGCCAATGCGCAGGATGTCGTCGAGCCCTATGTGATCGAGATCAACACGGCCGGCAAGGCGCCGCGTCCCGCCAAATTGCGCGAAGCCATCCGCGCACTGGGCCCGACCATCGCCTATGCCCCGAAGGACGCCCTGGAGGCGGCTGAATAATGGGCGCGCTTTACCGCTACGACGAGTTCGACCGGGCCTTCGTCAATGCCCGCGTCGAGGAGTTCCGCGACCAGGTCAACCGCCGGCTCAGCGGCGACATCACCGAGGAGGAATTCAAGTCCCTCCGCCTGATGAACGGCGTCTACCTGCAGTTGCACGCCTATATGCTGCGCATCGCCGTGCCCTACGGCACGCTGTCGTCGAAGCAGCTGCGCCAGCTCGCCATGATCGGCCGCCGCTGGGACCGCAATTACGGCCATTTCACCACGCGCCAGAACCTCCAGTTCAACTGGATCGCCCTGCGCGACGTGCCCGACGTGCTGCAGGCGCTCGCCGACGTCGAGATGCACGCGATCCAGACCTCCGGCAACTGCATGCGCAACGTCACGGCGGACCACTTCGCCGGCGCCGCTGCCGACGAGATCGCCGATCCGCGCGTCTATGCCGAGATCATGCGGCAATGGTCGACCGCCCACCCCGAGCTGTCCTATCTGCCGCGCAAGTTCAAGGTCGCCATCACCGGCGCCGAGGAGGACCGCGCGGCCGTCAAGGTGCACGATATCGGCTACCAGATCGTGCGCAACGAAGCGGGCGAGACCGGCTTCCGCGTCTTCCTCGGCGGCGGCCAGGGCCGCACGCCGATGGTCGGCAAGGCCGTGCGCGACTTCCTGCCCGAGGCGGATCTCCTCACCTATACCGAGGCGATCATGCGCGTGTATAATCTGGAGGGCCGGCGCGACAACAAATACAAGGCCCGCATCAAGATCCTGGTGCACGAGAAGGGCCTCGACGCCATCCGCGAGGAAGTCGAGGCCGAGTATGACCGGATCCGCGACGGCGCCCTGAAGCTGACGCCGGAATCGGTGGCGGCCATGCAGCGCTATTTCGTCGCCGGGCCGTTCGATACCGTCACCCAGACGCCCGTCTTCGACAAGGCCAGGGAAAGCGACGCCGCCTTCGCGCATTGGGTCTCGGTGAACGTCCACGCCCACAAGGTGACGGGCTACGGCATCGCCACCATCTCGCTGAAGCCGATCGGCGGCATTCCGGGCGATGCCTCGTCCGACCAGATGGATCTCGTCGCCGATCTCGCCGACCGCTATTCCCTCGGCGAGATCCGCATCAGCCATTTGCAGAACCTCGTCCTGCCGCATGTCCGGCTCGACGATCTGCCGGCGCTGTTCGCCAGGCTGCAGGGCGCCAGCCTCGACACCGCCAATGAGGGGTTGATCACCGACATCATCGCCTGCCCTGGCCTCGATTATTGCTCGCTGGCCAATGCACGCGCCATCCCGATCGCGCAGGGGCTATCCGAGCGTTTCGGGTCGCGCGAGCGCCAGGCCGAGATCGGTCACCTGCCGATCAAGATCTCCGGCTGCATCAACGCCTGCGGCCATCACCATGTCGCGGCCATCGGCATCCTCGGCGTCGACCGCAAGGGCGTCGAGAACTACCAGATCACGCTCGGCGGCTCGGCCCGCGAGGACTGCTCGATCGGCGAGCTCGTCGGCCCCGGCTTCGGCGCGAACGACATCGTCAATGCCGTCGAGAAGGTCGTCGACACCTATATCGGCCTGCGGCTGTCGCCGCAGGAAACCTTCCTCGAGGCGGTGCGCCGCGTCGGCCTGCCGCCCTTCAAGGAGGCGCTCTATGGACAGCGTGCTTGACCGTCCCGAACCGTTGAGCGCCGTGGATCCGGAAGCGCGGGCCATCGCGCTCGCCGCGCAATATCACGATGCGGATGCGCAGACCCTGCTCCGCGTCGCGCTCTCGCAATTCAAGGGCGGCATCGCGCTCGTCTCGAGCTTCGGGGCGGAATCCGCCGTGCTGCTCCACATGGTGGCGGAGATCGATGCCGCCACGCCGGTGATCTTCCTCGATACCGGCCGCCTTTTCGCCCAGACGCTGCTCTACCGCAACGAGCTGGCGCGGCGCCTCGGCCTGACGGACCTGCGCACCGCCCATCCCCGTGCCGCCCTGGTCGCCCAGGAGGATCCCGATCGCCTGCTCGCCTATCGCGATCCGGACATGTGCTGCTGGATCCGCAAGGTCGACCCGCTCGACACCGCGCTCGAACCGTTCGCGGCCTGGATCACCGGGCGCAAGCGCCATCAGGCGGCGACGCGGTCCTCGCTCCTGCCCTTCGAGGCGGAGGCCGGCAAGATCAAGGTCAATCCGCTCGCCGATTGGAGCGCGGCGGATGTCGCGAACTATCTCACCCGGCACGACCTGCCGCCGCATCCCCTGGTCGCCGACGGCTACCCGTCGATCGGCTGCGCCCCCTG encodes the following:
- a CDS encoding aldo/keto reductase, which translates into the protein MTAPSTPSPRFGTRSLTSRSGAVIDFTELGFGSAPLGNLYRALDEDIAALTVNAAWDVGIRYFDTAPLYGLGLAETRLNPLLRRRNRDDYVISTKIGRLLKVVPADQRTGIGKFFNTPSRQEVYDYSYDGVMRSVEFSLERLGIDRIDVLFAHDVDIFTHGSKEASDRRIKELMEGGYHAMEKLRSEGTVKAIGAGINEWQVAETLARAGNFDVFLLAGRYTLLEQEALQTFLPYCQEHNIGIVLGGPYNSGILATGPKPGAFYNYDPAPPAILDRVARIERICAEHGVKLVEAALKFPLGHPCVVSVIPGGQSPQEVTRNAEIMGAAIPPALWQDLKDEGLLRGDAPVPK
- a CDS encoding DsrE family protein; this encodes MAEIVKKLVVLVTKGIESELSSVAFTIANGGITAGLQVSIFLTSTGIDLVRKRGQAMTQVAPLDPLAKLIEDFMQRGGAVWACTPCVTSRGYQQEDLLDGVVITGASLMHGEIKAGAATLSF
- a CDS encoding DUF2849 domain-containing protein; translation: MPHAVTANRLRDGRVVFRTASGGWSLDVADSGIEPNEAAANAVLADVVAHANAQDVVEPYVIEINTAGKAPRPAKLREAIRALGPTIAYAPKDALEAAE
- a CDS encoding nitrite/sulfite reductase produces the protein MGALYRYDEFDRAFVNARVEEFRDQVNRRLSGDITEEEFKSLRLMNGVYLQLHAYMLRIAVPYGTLSSKQLRQLAMIGRRWDRNYGHFTTRQNLQFNWIALRDVPDVLQALADVEMHAIQTSGNCMRNVTADHFAGAAADEIADPRVYAEIMRQWSTAHPELSYLPRKFKVAITGAEEDRAAVKVHDIGYQIVRNEAGETGFRVFLGGGQGRTPMVGKAVRDFLPEADLLTYTEAIMRVYNLEGRRDNKYKARIKILVHEKGLDAIREEVEAEYDRIRDGALKLTPESVAAMQRYFVAGPFDTVTQTPVFDKARESDAAFAHWVSVNVHAHKVTGYGIATISLKPIGGIPGDASSDQMDLVADLADRYSLGEIRISHLQNLVLPHVRLDDLPALFARLQGASLDTANEGLITDIIACPGLDYCSLANARAIPIAQGLSERFGSRERQAEIGHLPIKISGCINACGHHHVAAIGILGVDRKGVENYQITLGGSAREDCSIGELVGPGFGANDIVNAVEKVVDTYIGLRLSPQETFLEAVRRVGLPPFKEALYGQRA
- a CDS encoding GNAT family N-acetyltransferase, with the translated sequence MPAPLLARRVEEACLAGWPALTEILFDGWLLRFSRGHTRRANSISLLAPSTEDIAGKVGRCEALYARQGLPTIFRLSTLGTDPVDAVLDERGYGPREDEAVVLHRDLAPAIGGSDAGRARIEEGPSRAWLDALARIQGLGDDAKAANDAIFAAIAVPAGFAASLSAHGDIAAVAFGAVHRGIVCINAVATDPAFRRRGHARAAVVAILDWARSTAGAGGACLPVMAGNDAARGLYEALGFRTEVSRYAYRRQR
- a CDS encoding UxaA family hydrolase; its protein translation is MQIVAKTARTLRLNAKDNVLVAVDVIEPGMVLADGTTALQRVPKGHKIAVAPVALEEPIVKFGQIIGFASEPILPGAHVHSHNCVFHAFERDYAFAQDAKEEAILPVAEQATFEGYRRANGSVGTRNYVAILTSVNCSASVARFMADAMSRSDILKDYPNIDGIVPFVHGTGCGIADKGEGFEIMKRTQWGYASNPNISAVLLVGLGCEVFQIGRMKKEYNIVEGDHFQTMTIQDTGGTRKTIEQGMARIKEMLPLANQTRRETVPASELMLALQCGGSDGYSGITANPALGAAADILVHQGGTAILSETPEIYGAEHLLTRRAASRAVGEKLVERIKWWENYTAKNNGSMDNNPSPGNKAGGLTTILEKSLGAAAKGGTTTLTAVYEYAEPVREKGFVFMDTPGYDPVSATGQVAGGANILCFTTGRGSAYGCKPTPSIKLATNSDIYRRMTDDMDINCGDILDGVSIEEKGKEIFDKILAVASGQQSKSEELGYGSNEFVPWQIGATM
- a CDS encoding GntR family transcriptional regulator; the encoded protein is MPDAGVKASSYAFLEPLGQSGRGGTTDRIQSLLREAIIGFDLAPGEDIDKLAICERLGVSRFPVSEALARLQGEGLVEILPQRGTRVSRIRLAEVRQSMFIRRALEAQTVRTLAESHDGALLPALERSLRYQKAAAAAADRHGFHALDLEFHQILLDALGFARVKTVVEAARANLDRVRRLLSSPRRHALTLAEHEQIVACLQAGDSETARLAMERHLDSVITELVSFAAENPTLFEDL
- a CDS encoding AraC family transcriptional regulator gives rise to the protein MLDTPPQALPAGKSVAQDVLTSLLSTIRLSASVQFSIMAGGEWQVDADPLTQGLLREGRATMPFHVIAEGECWLKIDGESVAVEAGDILAFPWASRHQLGRGTCGVPIQPGFDLPERPWRAIPVLRYADDPDTRILCGFLQCDLLEFQPLKTALPQLIHIRTKPTGAATWLRAMVRQMVEEIDNPAGGGVSMLPRLTELMFIEILRSQIVSSEPHTAGWLAALSDVSMSRCLSFLHSEPQRQWSLANLALAAGMSRTALAGRFQALIGTSPMKYLRDWRLHLAGVALTTTQDPITKIAYESGYGTEAAFTRAFRRAFGHPPAAWRRMKTEG
- a CDS encoding phosphoadenylyl-sulfate reductase, which gives rise to MDSVLDRPEPLSAVDPEARAIALAAQYHDADAQTLLRVALSQFKGGIALVSSFGAESAVLLHMVAEIDAATPVIFLDTGRLFAQTLLYRNELARRLGLTDLRTAHPRAALVAQEDPDRLLAYRDPDMCCWIRKVDPLDTALEPFAAWITGRKRHQAATRSSLLPFEAEAGKIKVNPLADWSAADVANYLTRHDLPPHPLVADGYPSIGCAPCTSRVASGEDARAGRWRGKSKVECGIHVQSPEKSGSGI